In Cyclopterus lumpus isolate fCycLum1 chromosome 5, fCycLum1.pri, whole genome shotgun sequence, the genomic stretch agaaacgtggacatcttaaccagagcctttaaccacgaatggactcttttatgtttattgttcccacaaccagttcaaaaccagcgtgtctcatgtgttcagagatattaaaagCAGCGATGTGAAGCACCACAACGTACCGACTCACATCcgaaatgaaggcacagaaaaataaagcagAGGCAGAACCTGCTGCCTGGTCCTCTTCCTGAAGGAGATCCAGCGGCTCCTGACTCTTTAAGTCCTCCGGTCCTTGTTTTGTTGTGGAGGAACTAAAGGTCCAGTGAGTCAGCGCCGAGGAGGGAACTTCAGGCTTTTCCCCCAAAAGCCCCGAACATTTCTAAATGGTTTCTCAAAGTTCCTTCGACAGCCTTTAAATATCAGGGCTTCGGGTGTCTGCGGTCGGACTGCTGACAGACGCTGTTTTGGTAAATCGGTTCCCCGTCGCACATCAGGGCGTTTCCTAAAAAGTCTCAAATACTAAACCGGCATCACTTCTCACCTCCTTCTGGGCACATTACTCACTGGAGTTAAGAGGACTTCTGCATTTGAACATCCTTCTGAAGCTCTCgtctattaataataatgtttcccAGGCTACGTAAATGACATCCACGTGTCCGAACCCCCGATCGACACCCAAACCCACCCGGTGCCCTCTTCTGGTCCTGGAGAAACCTGGAGAAACCTGGAGAAACCTGGAGACCCTCTCCGGTGGAATCACTGCCCTCCAAAACCAGGAAGTGGTagattatctttatttatttttttgcagcgACGAGGAAGTTGTtagtcattaaaataaaatggtgaacaaaataataaagCGAGGGATTAGAACGACCACGAGTCACTGTGACATTCGTGGCTCGGTATTTGGCTTCAttaaggagggggaggagccaaaagaaaatgactttgagagaggaagaaaagaagaagaagaagaagaagaagaagaagaagaagaagaagaagaagaagaagaagcagaagaagaagcagaagaagaagcagagacagacggATGACGATGCAGACGGCAAAATgattaaatatgcatttaataATAGATGCAAGCTGCTAATCTGGAAAGCAGGAAGTTCAACGTGTGTCTCCGGCCATCAAAATCAACTGAAACGGGGGAAAGAGCTTCATTCACCAGCCCAGAAGACCTTTCACATTAATAACTcacagagcttttattttgaaagggcgCTCTGCATGTAACCAGCATGTATTGAGTATGAATGCTCGTCGACTGCAGATACACTCACGTTACTAACGTttgctctttcctttccttgacctcccttgacctttgacctttggccTCCTCATTGGCGGCAGCTCGTGTCATCGGGTGTTTTTTAGGATGTGGACGTTTTTTTATGTACACGGAGACGTGTTGATTAGtggcaccgtgtgtgtgtgtgtgtgtgtgtgtgtgtgtgtgtaaaccagGGAACTGACTGCTGAACTCCGTGGATAattaaaggttaaaaaaataatgacaagCGTGAATGAAGATTTGAGAGGCGTGAAAATCTGCCTCCTGAATGATcactcaatctctctctctctctctctctctctctctctctctctctctctctctctctctctctatatatatatatatatatatatatatatatatatatatatatatatatatatatatatatgcgcaaCCATTCCAAGCTCTCACTGTCCCTCACACTCAACACACAGTTAATGGAAGCATGGAGACCGATGAAGATCAAGGATTAAAGCtgcaaaatataaacaaatgaaatcagaagaatatatatattatttttttataaactaTTTTGACCAAAAACGAGTAAATAGATTATTGGAAGTTGAACATCATATTTATTGCCATTGTCCTGGGTTCCGGGTTTGAGGccttgggggggaggggcgacTGGGgacccctcccacacacacgcacacctggaAAGCTGGCGTGTGACGTCACACgcaaaaggagaggagacgtgCCCGCGACGAAAACAAGCGCTCCTCAGACTCAACAGGTGGAGAGCGACCCGGTCCGCGCGCGGCTCTCTCTCCggtcacacgcacgcacacacacacacagcagcggTGAGTTGTGACGTACTTTCTGCAGGTGACGTCATGTGCAGCGTTAGACTAAACGCGTTATAGAGCCGCGCGCCAGCCAGGTGAGTTTACGCTCGCGCTGCTTTTGCAGACGACGGAGAGAACGCGTTACGCTCGGGCACGTGGGTCGTGGAGCGCGCGCtgcaacacgcacgcacgcacgcgcacacacacgcacacacacaatgaatcaAGCGCTCCAATATAACACGGTTAAACCTTTTGTTTGGCCGCATCtttgcactattgttttgttaattaAGTTGATATGAAAATATATGACCATATCTATTAAATCATAATCTAGTTTTTGTGATATAATGAAGACCAGTCGGGGTGTTTTTGATCTAATTTAATCTTTTCTGGTCATTACAAAAAGGGGGGAGGGTGTTGTCTTTGTGAACACCTGTTTGATGTCCTATACTGTTCCAAAGGTCTAGAATACTCTAATCTTCATATTGTTAGTATTCATCATAAAAACAATGGATCTGACCATTTAAACGTGACCCGTGGAGTCAAATTAACTAAAGTAAAGGTTGCGTCAAtcatacctttttatttaaaaatgtctttttaatatcTATCGGGCTCAGATGGACCTGTTCGGGACCCGTTCTGTCTCTGAAGTGGTCTCCGTCGATCGGGACCCAGATTCTTTCCCGTGGAGGACCCATCACATCCAGGTGagcaacgcccccccccccacccccaccctgcGGAGGAATATTAATCGATCATAATTCCGTTAACGTTCTCTTCCTCTGAAGCTGATCGAGTCCGATTCGGAGGACCTCTCCGACTCGTTCTCGGGCTGTAGCGAAGACGACAGCGAGACCGGTTCGGACGCCACGGACACGAGCGATGTTTCCGAGCCCCTCGATCAGGCGGCGGACGCCGTCGGCCGCGACAACGTCGACGTCGTGGGCGGCGGCCGCTCGCAACCACAGGATTCTCGAGCGGGGTACTCGAGGGTCCCCTTTTCCACGGTGTTGAGCATGATGGCACACGATGACGTCTACGCGGCGGTGAAATCCGACGCTTGTCTCATGGAGTACGGCGAGCACCTGTACGGCCGGTGCGGCATCGACCGAGAGCTCCGCCTCCGTCACAAGATGCGAGAGCTGGGGAGGCTCCTGCTCTGCTCCAGGAGAACCAACCGGCTGAAGACCATGCGTGACCACGTGGCGCCCGCCAACTTAATGCACGCGGTTCGGGCGGTGAGGCGCGCGTCGGGCTTCGACTGCGACACCAACACCTACGAGAGGCCGAGCCTCGCCCTCAAGCTCGGCTGCGCCCTGAAGGCCATTTCGCGGCTCGCCGAGAGCCGGGCGGTGGCGCAGGGCGACCGCGGCGCCGCCAACGACGCCCGCGCCTTCCGCAGAGAGTACAACGCCAGCTGGGAGGAGCTGGTGTCGGACGCGTCGTTCCGGAGAGACGAGCGGGAGGCGCCGCCGTTGCTCCCGTTCGCCAACGACATCCGGGCCCTCCACTCCTACCTAGACGCGCAGCAGCAACGCGGCCGGCGAGAGCTGCACGCGGCGCCGACGCCCCGGAATTGGGCGCTGCTCACGAAGATCACGCTGACGCAGGTCGTCTTGTTCAACCGGCGGAGAACGCTGGAGGTCTCCGCCGCGAGCCTCTCCGCGTTCCTGTCTCCGGATCCTGAGACGCCCGAGGATGACGGGAACGCGGCGCTCTCGGAACTGGAAAAGGAGCTCGGTCAGCACTTCAGCAGAATGGAGGTACGCGGGGAAAAGGGGGAAAAGGTCACGGTGCTTTTGACCCCGGCGATGCGGCAGGCGCTGAATCTGCTTCTCGGCAAACGGCGGGAGTGTCGGGTTCCTCTGGAGAACACATACTTGTTCGCCAGACCCTTGGCCATGGACTGCTTCCAGGGGGCCGACGCACTTCAATTCTTCTCCAGGTTCTGCGGCGCTAAAAGCCCCGAAAGTTTGACCTCTCCGAAGCTGCACCGGCAGACGGAGGCCCTGTCTCGGGTGCTGAACCTCGGGAACCCGGAGCCGGACTGGCTGGCCGATCTTCTCGGGCGAGACGTGAGGGTCAACCGGCAGTTCTACCGACTCCCCGAGGGCGCCCTGCAGCTGGCGAAGATCGGCAAGGTCTTCATGGCGCTGGACCGGGGCCGCCTGGCAGACTTCCAGGGCAAGAGCCTGGAGGACGTCGGCGTTGACCCCGATGGTGCGTatcgtttttttaatatttaactttCTTCACAAGTTTCTTATCTAAAGTGAACAATCCCGGTATTACTTTCATTCTGCCGCCACTAACGGTCGTTCTCCTCTGACTCACAGAGACCGTGCAAATGGACGGCGACCACGTGTCAGACGCACAACGTTAGTCTGTTTTTAATATATGATACTAAATTGGAGCGTGCATTTGTATTCAAGCActtcaacttcttcttcttcttattcttcttcttcttcttcttcttcttcttcttcttcttcttctttttcttccagtgCCAGATGTGGTGAGCCCTCCGGCTTGCAAGAAGTatccagaaagaaaaagacgtaaaaaaacaacaactttattttatatcaaaCTTTGTTTCTGTATGTGCTGATTGCATAACATTATAATTGTATGCATGGTAGgaaa encodes the following:
- the LOC117731121 gene encoding uncharacterized protein LOC117731121, which produces MAHDDVYAAVKSDACLMEYGEHLYGRCGIDRELRLRHKMRELGRLLLCSRRTNRLKTMRDHVAPANLMHAVRAVRRASGFDCDTNTYERPSLALKLGCALKAISRLAESRAVAQGDRGAANDARAFRREYNASWEELVSDASFRRDEREAPPLLPFANDIRALHSYLDAQQQRGRRELHAAPTPRNWALLTKITLTQVVLFNRRRTLEVSAASLSAFLSPDPETPEDDGNAALSELEKELGQHFSRMEVRGEKGEKVTVLLTPAMRQALNLLLGKRRECRVPLENTYLFARPLAMDCFQGADALQFFSRFCGAKSPESLTSPKLHRQTEALSRVLNLGNPEPDWLADLLGRDVRVNRQFYRLPEGALQLAKIGKVFMALDRGRLADFQGKSLEDVGVDPDETVQMDGDHVSDAQLPDVVSPPACKKYPERKRRRRWVPEEMAAVHTDSSAAFLELEKRSAQKQEVAQRQILHQE